A single region of the Silene latifolia isolate original U9 population chromosome 8, ASM4854445v1, whole genome shotgun sequence genome encodes:
- the LOC141596357 gene encoding wax ester synthase/diacylglycerol acyltransferase 7-like has protein sequence MESGLQIKTRCSPEADAEDEPVSPTGQYFNSKSLSVCILAVLETSVPIDDSGTLPLLRELFLPINPRFSSIMAYDKKGKRRWKKVEVNLQDHVNVPSFPESLSVESYDDNFDKYLTKLTTKILPEDRPLWEIHILKYPTSKAAGHIIFKLHHALGDGYSLMGALLSCLQRADNPSLPLTFPSTKSNKNANKSRAKSFTSCIQNFFSVINGATFDFGWTVFKSACIADDKTPIRSGDKDLACHPVKISTVAFSMDQLKLIKTKLQVTISAVITGIVSLGVRLYMQGNDTGFNNSRTTALVLLNTRNINGYMSIQDMLKADNKIWGNQFAFLHVDLPKLTTNKTLNPLDFVSKAQKNILRKRNSPAVYLTGQFLEIIRKFRGPEAAAQYIKGTCKRSSLGITSLIGPVEQMACAKHPVKGLYFMPIGVHKSLVVSVMSYMGTMRIGIGTEKGYIDSQRLVCCIDTAFELIYKAATLSK, from the exons atGGAGTCAGGTTTGCAAATTAAAACTAGATGCAGTCCGGAAGCTGATGCTGAAGATGAACCTGTTTCTCCTACTGGCCAATACTTCAATAGCAAAAGTTTGTCCGTTTGTATCCTTGCGGTTCTCGAAACTTCTGTTCCGATTGATGATTCGGGCACGTTGCCGCTCCTCCGAGAACTCTTTCTTCCTATTAATCCAAGATTTTCGTCTATTATG GCGTATGATAAGAAGGGCAAAAGACGATGGAAAAAGGTGGAAGTGAACCTGCAGGATCATGTTAATGTTCCCAGCTTCCCAGAATCGTTATCAGTTGAGTCATACGACGACAATTTCGACAAGTATCTAACAAAACTCACTACAAAGATATTACCTGAAGACAGGCCATTATGGGAGATTCATATACTCAAGTATCCAACAAGCAAGGCAGCAGGGCACATCATCTTCAAGCTTCACCATGCGCTTGGAGACGGTTATTCTCTAATGGGCGCGCTTCTGTCGTGCCTGCAAAGAGCAGATAATCCGTCTTTGCCATTAACTTTCCCTTCTACTAAATCAAACAAAAACGCTAATAAAAGCAGAGCTAAGAGCTTTACAAGCTGCATACAGAATTTTTTTAGTGTTATCAATGGTGCGACATTTGATTTCGGATGGACTGTTTTCAAAAGCGCTTGCATAGCAGATGATAAGACACCAATCAGGTCCGGAGATAAGGATCTCGCTTGTCACCCGGTCAAGATATCTACTGTAGCATTCTCCATGGATCAACTCAAACTAATCAAAACAAAGCTCCAAGTG ACCATAAGTGCTGTTATTACAGGAATAGTCTCCTTAGGGGTTAGATTATACATGCAAGGAAATGACACCGGATTCAACAACTCAAGAACCACCGCGCTGGTGCTGCTCAACACTCGAAACATAAATGGTTACATGTCAATCCAAGACATGCTCAAGGCAGACAATAAAATTTGGGGAAATCAGTTTGCGTTTTTGCACGTAGACCTGCCAAAGTTAACTACCAACAAAACCCTGAATCCTCTTGATTTCGTCTCTAAAGCACAGAAAAATATTCTGAGGAAGAGAAACTCCCCTGCGGTCTACTTGACAGGTCAATTCCTGGAGATTATACGGAAATTTAGAGGCCCTGAG GCAGCAGCACAGTACATCAAAGGTACGTGTAAGAGATCAAGCTTGGGAATAACAAGCTTGATAGGTCCAGTGGAGCAAATGGCGTGTGCTAAGCATCCGGTGAAAGGCCTGTACTTCATGCCTATTGGCGTTCATAAG AGTCTAGTCGTATCAGTTATGAGCTATATGGGAACAATGAGGATTGGGATAGGTACTGAAAAGGGCTACATAGACTCGCAAAGGCTCGTATGCTGCATAGATACTGCTTTTGAGCTGATATACAAGGCAGCCACATTGAGCAAATGA
- the LOC141596354 gene encoding aureusidin synthase-like, giving the protein MNSICSFSPIISTIPKNPFFKNISSTNTNNQSRTHNYTTITSCEVEKNKISQTSNTNNNNKENTQKWDRRSLLIKLGGLYGAATTPFPGYSNLLAAPVAADIADCMPSNTATGGPGGLECCPPTPQNIVDFSPDPNQVLRVRPAAHLVDQNYIDKYSKAINLMKNLPSNDPRNFTQQANIHCAYCDGSYHQIGFPDFDFQVHIDWLFFPFHRCYLYFFEKILGKLIDDPTFALPFWNWDHPDGMHMPTLFTDPNSSLYDPFRDPSHQPPTLMDLSFDGSDSTETITPDNLIASNLTIMYRQMISNAKTGTQFFGMPYRLGDEFPAGAGSIETLPHNTVHGWTGDPRQPFQIDMGAFFSAARDPIFYAHHGNIDRMWNIWKTLGGRRQDFTDPDWLDVAFYFYDENAQPVRIRVRDVLDSKKLGYVYQDVELPWLNSRPTPSNSNVTLARNMSTMTFPKKFDSTIRTQITRPQKSRSRKQKEEEEEVLVIKFELPKMDEFVKFDVYINEKSDNPGRLTRLNTEFAGSFASMPIRRMRENMMNLTYTLCLTDLIDDLGIDDHDNLEIVLVPKANCGGITVTDLSINYAS; this is encoded by the exons ATGAACTCAATATGTTCATTTTCACCAATTATTTCCACCATTCCCAAAAACCCTTTCTTCAAAAACATCTCCTCAACTAATACAAATAATCAAAGTCGAACCCATAACTATACTACAATAACATCATGTGAAGTCGAGAAAAATAAAATTTCTCAAACATCAAACACGAATAATAACAATAAGGAAAATACACAAAAATGGGACAGAAGAAGTCTCCTTATTAAGTTAGGTGGACTATATGGGGCGGCCACTACTCCATTCCCGGGCTATTCCAACCTGTTAGCAGCCCCAGTCGCGGCAGATATAGCTGATTGTATGCCCAGTAACACCGCAACAGGCGGGCCAGGGGGGCTCGAATGTTGCCCCCCAACACCACAAAACATTGTGGATTTTTCTCCCGATCCTAACCAAGTGTTACGGGTCCGCCCGGCGGCCCATTTAGTTGATCAAAATTACATAGACAAATATTCTAAAGCTATAAACTTAATGAAAAATTTACCATCAAATGACCCACGTAATTTTACCCAACAAGCCAATATTCATTGTGCTTATTGTGACGGAAGTTATCATCAAATCGGGTTTCCGGATTTCGATTTCCAAGTTCATATCGATTGGCTATTTTTCCCATTTCATAGATGTTACCtatatttttttgaaaaaatattAGGCAAATTAATTGACGACCCAACTTTTGCGTTACCCTTTTGGAATTGGGATCACCCAGACGGCATGCACATGCCCACTTTATTTACGGACCCGAATTCGTCCCTTTACGATCCATTTCGTGACCCGTCACACCAACCCCCTACATTAATGGATTTATCCTTTGATGGATCGGACAGTACCGAAACAATAACACCCGACAATTTAATCGCGTCTAATTTAACTATTATGTACCGTCAAATGATCTCTAATGCTAAAACCGGGACACAATTTTTCGGGATGCCTTATCGACTAGGGGATGAATTCCCCGCGGGGGCGGGTTCAATTGAAACACTGCCTCACAATACGGTTCACGGTTGGACGGGTGACCCCCGCCAACCGTTCCAAATCGACATGGGTGCATTTTTTTCGGCGGCACGAGATCCAATATTTTACGCCCATCACGGTAATATTGACCGAATGTGGAATATTTGGAAAACGTTAGGTGGTAGAAGGCAAGATTTCACGGATCCGGATTGGTTGGATGTTGCATTCTATTTTTATGACGAAAATGCCCAACCTGTACGTATTCGGGTCCGAGATGTCTTAGACAGCAAAAAACTTGGATATGTGTACCAAGATGTTGAGTTGCCGTGGCTTAATTCTCGTCCTACTCCTTCAAACTCTAACGTAACGTTAGCTAGAAATATGTCGACAATGACATTTCCTAAGAAATTTGACTCTACCATACGTACACAG ATAACAAgacctcaaaagtcaagaagcCGAAAACaaaaagaagaggaagaagaagtgcTAGTGATCAAATTCGAGCTACCAAAGATGGATGAATTTGTGAAATTTGATGTTTATATAAATGAAAAAAGTGATAATCCAGGAAGATTAACAAGATTAAACACGGAATTTGCAGGAAGTTTTGCAAGCATGCCAATTCGACGAATGCGTGAGAACATGATGAATCTTACTTATACTTTGTGTTTAACAGATTTAATTGATGATTTAGGAATTGATGATCATGATAATTTGGAGATTGTTTTAGTTCCTAAGGCAAATTGTGGTGGTATTACTGTCACAGATTTATCTATTAATTATGCCTCATAA
- the LOC141596358 gene encoding glutathione S-transferase TCHQD yields the protein MQLYHHPLSLDSQKVRLALEENGIDYTSYHINPLTGKNMDASFFRMNPSGKLPVFQNGSHIIYNTIEIIQYIERIAAVSTGGDDVKLSSREVLHWMNKIQEWNPKYFTLSHVPEKHRLYVSKFIRRIVIARMAEFPDLASSYHIRLREQYDMEEKLKDPAIIRRSEEHLVRLLDDVEAQLDQTPYLVGDEFTMADVMLIPVLARLVLLKLENEYINNRPSIVEYWDMVQKRPSYRKVIGKHFKGWRRQKTLMKSWCFIHVRSLLRKY from the exons ATGCAGTTATACCATCATCCCCTTTCTCTTGATAGCCAAAAGGTGAGACTCGCTTTAGAAGAGAATGGAATCGATTACACTTCTTATCATATCAACCCCCTCACTGGCAAGAACATGGATGCATCATTTTTTCGGATGAATCCAAGTGGAAAATTACCCGTCTTCCAGAATGGCTCTCACATTATCTACAACACAATTGAGATAATACA GTACATAGAAAGGATAGCGGCTGTGTCTACGGGTGGGGATGACGTTAAACTAAGTAGCAGAGAAGTACTTCATTGGATGAACAAAATACAGGAGTGGAACCCTAAATATTTCACACTTTCTCATGTACCTGAGAAACACCGGCTCTATGTTTCGAAATTTATAAGACGCATTGTGATTGCTAGGATGGCGGAATTTCCGGATCTTGCAAGTTCCTACCACATTAGGCTCAGAGAGcaatatgatatggaagagaaGTTGAAAGATCCTGCTATAATCAGAAGAAGTGAGGAACATTTGGTCAGGCTTCTTGATGATGTTGAAGCACAACTCGATCAAACTCCTTATTTGGTGGGAGATGAATTTACCATGGCAGATGTTATGCTAATCCCGGTACTAGCACGGTTAGTGCTCCTAAAATTGGAAAATGAATACATTAATAACAGGCCAAGTATTGTGGAGTATTGGGATATGGTGCAAAAGAGGCCTAGCTACAGAAAGGTGATTGGGAAGCACTTTAAAGGTTGGAGGCGGCAAAAGACATTGATGAAATCCTGGTGTTTCATTCACGTGAGGAGCTTGCTGAGGAAATATTAA
- the LOC141594094 gene encoding heat shock 70 kDa protein 18-like gives MNSAISTLMKRGENWWKTVIDNRERQKQPGIGIDLGTTYSCVAVWQHGHVEIITNDLGNRTTPSWVAFTQNNRFIGEAAKNQAPMNSANTIFDAKRLIGRRFSDPTVQDDMKHWPFKVIADQNDITDANNPLIVVTYKDEEKLFTPEQISSMILVKMKDIAETYLGKEVKDAVVTVPAYFNDAQRKATKDAGVIAGLNVLRIINEPTAAAIAYGLDKELTGYNVGTRNILVFDLGGGTFDVSLVAVKKDEFEVKAVSGDTHLGGGDFDTRLVGHLLAEIERKYKKKLSDNPRALGRLRAACERAKRNLSSTTETFIEIDCLFDGIDFSSTITRARFEKLNHDLFKKCLEPVDKCLTDAKMRKTDVHDIVLVGGSTRIPKVQQLLQNYFDGKELCRSINPDEAVAYGAASHAAILAGVRDYKDIVLVDVTPLSLGVDVRDESMAVFVPRNTAIPTKMHRTLFTADDNQESVKFGVYEGERFIAKENHLLGEFTLYNLPPRPKGKCKFDVCFEIDTNGILTVSAKLIGTDNKDQITITEHCGRLTQDEIDRMVNEGEMYKAQDAELKRIMEAKTALEDYTEEVTMMLRRCRDVMSEDEKKLIEDGIERTMGWLDWNHLCGDVSLFEQKTAELRKVCDHVFRKKSLKNKMNELNFVD, from the exons ATGAATTCGGCGATTTCAACTCTGATGAAGAGAGGTGAGAACTGGTGGAAGACGGTAATCGATAATAGAGAACGACAAAAGCAACCGGGAATAGGAATCGATCTTGGTACAACGTACTCATGTGTCGCTGTTTGGCAACACGGTCATGTCGAGATCATCACTAACGACTTGGGTAACCGGACAACACCGTCTTGGGTCGCTTTCACTCAAAACAACCGCTTTATTGGAGAAGCTGCTAAGAATCAAGCTCCCATGAATTCTGCCAACACTATCTTTG ATGCGAAGAGGCTTATTGGAAGAAGATTCAGTGACCCAACAGTTCAAGATGATATGAAGCACTGGCCTTTTAAGGTCATTGCCGACCAGAATGATATTACCGATGCTAACAACCCTTTAATTGTGGTGACTTATAAGGATGAAGAAAAGCTATTTACTCCGGAACAAATATCATCGATGATTCTAGTGAAGATGAAAGACATTGCTGAAACCTATCTGGGTAAAGAAGTCAAGGATGCTGTTGTTACTGTCCCGGCTTATTTCAATGATGCACAACGTAAGGCGACTAAAGACGCTGGAGTCATTGCCGGGCTCAATGTTCTACGTATTATTAATGAGCCCACTGCTGCTGCCATTGCCTATGGTCTTGACAAAGAGCTTACTGGATACAATGTCGGTACAAGAAATATCTTGGTGTTTGATCTTGGTGGTGGGACTTTTGATGTGTCTTTAGTGGCGGTAAAAAAGGATGAGTTTGAGGTTAAGGCTGTTAGTGGTGATACCCACCTTGGCGGAGGTGATTTTGACACGAGATTGGTGGGCCACCTTTTGGCCGAGATTGAGAGGAAATATAAGAAGAAATTGAGTGACAATCCCAGGGCTCTAGGGAGGCTGAGAGCCGCGTGTGAGAGGGCTAAGAGGAACTTGTCTTCGACAACAGAGACATTTATTGAGATTGATTGCCTTTTCGATGGAATAGACTTTAGTTCAACAATTACGCGTGCAAGGTTTGAGAAGCTGAATCATGACTTGTTCAAGAAATGTTTAGAACCCGTGGACAAATGTCTAACCGATGCAAAAATGAGGAAAACCGATGTGCATGATATAGTGCTTGTGGGCGGGTCAACTCGAATCCCAAAGGTACAACAATTGTTGCAAAATTACTTTGACGGAAAAGAGCTATGTAGAAGTATCAATCCTGATGAAGCGGTTGCCTATGGAGCCGCTTCTCACGCGGCAATCTTAGCCGGTGTTAGAGATTACAAAGATATTGTGCTTGTCGACGTAACTCCTTTATCACTGGGTGTTGATGTTCGCGATGAATCCATGGCTGTCTTTGTTCCTCGAAATACAGCCATCCCAACTAAGATGCATCGGACGCTTTTTACAGCAGATGACAATCAGGAATCAGTGAAATTCGGCGTCTATGAGGGCGAGAGATTCATTGCCAAAGAGAACCACCTTTTAGGCGAGTTCACACTGTACAACTTACCACCAAGACCTAAAGGCAAGTGTAAGTTCGATGTCTGCTTCGAGATCGATACTAATGGTATTCTGACCGTGTCAGCTAAACTAATCGGTACTGATAACAAAGACCAGATCACTATTACTGAGCACTGCGGAAGGCTAACACAGGATGAGATCGATAGGATGGTGAACGAGGGTGAGATGTATAAAGCACAAGACGCGGAGTTAAAAAGAATTATGGAGGCTAAAACCGCATTAGAGGACTATACAGAGGAGGTGACGATGATGTTGAGACGATGTCGCGATGTAATGAGTGAAGATGAAAAGAAATTAATTGAGGATGGAATTGAACGGACAATGGGATGGTTGGATTGGAATCATCTATGCGGAGATGTGTCTTTGTTTGAGCAAAAGACGGCTGAGCTTCGTAAAGTTTGTGATCATGTTTTCCGAAAGAAAAGCCTGAAGAATAAGATGAATGAGTTAAATTTTGTTGATTGA